Proteins from one Emys orbicularis isolate rEmyOrb1 chromosome 2, rEmyOrb1.hap1, whole genome shotgun sequence genomic window:
- the LOC135874485 gene encoding serpin B3-like, translating into MNSISEATTKFALDFFKVLNKDNPSDNIIYSPLSISAALGMVLLGARGNTATQIEKALHFLEFAEHENPGRGSSSEATRSDDNSERSHRRPLHPRLLVPDNQCDIPGGIHSQFHDIISAINKPTASYELAVANRLYGEKTFNFLQQYLSCIQKLYQAELEPVDFQNAAEETREQINLWVETFTNGKIKDLFAPGTLSAQTMLVLVNAVYFKGKWEVEFKKENTEERPFRINETTSIPVQMMYHKGEYKIATIEEHNCQVLELPYKDGDLSMYILLPKDYTGLTQLEEELTYEKLTTWISPYYMKEDEVEVSLPQFKIETEAQLNQYLEALGITDVFSHESDLSGIAEAGGLSVSGAVHKAYIEVNEEGTEAAAATGIGIGVTSVRPQVEFVADHPFLFFIRHQKTESILFYGRFSSP; encoded by the exons ATGAACTCCATCAGTGAAGCAACTACCAAATTTGCCCTTGACTTTTTCAAAGTATTGAACAAAGATAATCCATCTGACAATATCATCTATTCTCCTCTGAGTATCTCAGCTGCCCTGGGCATGGTCCTTCTTGGGGCCAGAGGCAATACTGCCACCCAGATAGAAAAG GCACTTCACTTCCTTGAATTTGCAGAACATGAAAATCCAGGAAGAGGAAGCTCTTCTGAAGCAACAAGAAGTGATGACAATTCAGAGAGAAGTCACAGACGACCTCTTCATCCCCGGCTGCTG GTTCCTGATAATCAGTGTGATATACCTGGAGGGATTCATTCCCAGTTTCATGACATCATCTCAGCAATCAACAAACCCACTGCTTCTTATGAGCTGGCTGTTGCCAACAGACTGTATGGAGAAAAGACATTCAATTTTCTTCAG CAATACCTATCCTGCATACAAAAGTTATACCAGGCAGAATTGGAACCAGTTGATTTTCAGAATGCTGCAGAGGAAACCAGAGAACAGATAAATTTGTGGGTTGAAACCTTTACAAATG GTAAAATCAAGGATCTCTTTGCCCCGGGCACTCTTTCTGCTCAGACTATGTTAGTTCTCGTGAATGCTGTCTACTTCAAAGGGAAATGGGAAGTGGAATTTaagaaagaaaacacagaagAAAGACCTTTTCGGATTAACGAG ACTACAAGCATACCTGTGCAGATGATGTACCATAAGGGCGAGTATAAAATAGCTACAATAGAGGAGCATAATTGTCAGGTGCTTGAACTCCCGTACAAGGATGGTGACCTGAGTATGTATATACTGCTGCCAAAAGACTACACGGGTCTAACACAG CTGGAAGAGGAACTTACCTATGAGAAATTGACAACTTGGATCAGCCCCTATTATATGAAAGAAGATGAAGTGGAGGTGTCTCTTCCTCAGTTCAAAATTGAGACAGAAGCTCAACTCAACCAATATTTAGAAGCTTTAGGAATAACTGATGTGTTTAGCCATGAATCAGATTTATCTGGAATAGCAGAAGCAGGTGGCCTGTCTGTCAGTGGAGCTGTCCATAAAGCTTATATAGAGGTCAATGAAGAGGGCACTGAGGCAGCAGCTGCAACTGGAATTGGCATAGGTGTGACCTCAGTCAGACCACAAGTAGAGTTTGTGGCTGATCACCCTTTCCTCTTCTTTATCAGACACCAAAAAACTGAAAGCATTCTCTTCTATGGTAGATTCTCTTCCCCTTAA